The sequence TTCATCCGTCCGCCAGACACCCATCAGCCACGCCCGCCCCGACGGGTGGGCCACTTCGGCGCGGGCGCGGGCGCGCAGGTTCGCCGCGACCCGTTCGCCCGCCGGGCAGTCGGGGAGCGCGACGAACCAACTCGCCTCTACGGCGGGCATGCCCTCGGCATGCGCCACAGCGGTTCAGCCGTTGAACCCGAAGGCCAACGGCTCCACGGCGATCGTCCCCGTCCCCATGGTCAGCTCGGCGAAGTCGCCCAGCTCGATGAAGGTCGGGGGGATGTAAGCCGCCGTTTCGGCGTCCTCGGCACGTCCTGCGTGCACGGTCGCGATCTGCGGATAGTCGGGTGCGCTGCCATTCATGGAGATCTCCTCACGGCGAGTGGCCTGTTGCGAAACACGGAGATGCCTTCACAGTCACTACAGACGGATGCCTGCGCAGTCAATGCATCACCGCTCATGCGGTCAGGTATGACTCAAACCACTCGTGGAGGGGGCGCTCCAGGCATGCGGGCAGCCCGGTGGTGCGCCCGCGCGAAACCGGCCCACCCCGTCGGCGCAGCGGGCGGAGCGGTACGGCCCGCACCCGATACGGCCGGCGAGTCCCGGCGGTGTCGGGTGCGACCTGTCCTCTCGTACGACGTGGGGCCCGGCCGTCACCGGCCGGGCCCCACCTTTCTACGAGCCGCGCTTCTCGCGCCGAATGTCGTCTACCAGCGGTACCAGCGCCCCTTGCGGCCTGTGCCGTCCGCGGACCGGACGACGAAGCCCAGGAGCCACAGGACCAACACGATCACGGCGATCCACCAGAGCGCCTTCAGCGCGAAGCCCGCGCCGAAGAGGATCAGAGCCAGCAGAAGAACCAGAAGCAGGGGAACCATCGGTATCAACCTCCTGGCCACCGGATGCCCTTACCTCACCTCTACAAGCACACAAAGTGCGAGTTATTTTCACGCGATGAGGGGCATCCGCACGCCTCGCACGGTTCCCTCTCCCGGGCATCTGATGCACCACAGAGGCATCTTTTCGATCATTCGGTGCCGGCCCGCGTTTCCGGGTTTACCTGCGCCGCACGGGGTCATGCGCCAGCCAGGACCACCTACCGAATCAGAGGAGGGTGAGCAGTATGACCGCCAGTGAGAAGGCGCGGGCCAAGGCGGAGCAGGCCCTCGGCAAGGTCGCCCAGGCGGCCGGACGGGCCACCGGCAACACCAAGCTGATCGCCAAGGGACACGCGGCCGAAGCCATGGGCAAGACCCGGGAGAGCAAGGAGTCGCTCAAGGACACCGGACGCGGCTGACCGGCTCTCGGTACCGCACGGCGGACTCCGGGCGCTTCGCGTCCGAAAGCGGCACGGCGGCGCTGGAGGTGATCCTCTGGCGCCGCCGTCGCGCTGGGTGTCGCAGGTGAAGCAGTGGAACCCACCGCCGAGCGGCCTGCCGGTGCCGACGACGCAAGTGGTGACCTCACGTGTACGCAGCCCGGCCGATGTGCGCGATGGGGCAACCGATCGTGCCCCCGGACATGTCCCTGCTGCCCTGACCGCGCCTCCCGCTTCGCCCGACGATGGACGTCGTACCGAGTCGGCGCGAGCGGCGTGCGCAAGAGCGCGGAGCGATACGACTCAGCGGGTGCGCGCGCCATCGAGTGGTGGGTGATGAGGATGCGTAGGCAGGCACGACGTCCGGAGCCGGACCAGGACTCCCACGCCGAACACGCGGACCGCCCTGGTTCCCGGCCGAGACCGTCCGGCGCATCGGCGGCCCTGTCGGCCGGGCCGCCGATGACGGTGGACACCGTGCGGACCCTGCAGCGCACGGCGGGAAACGCCGCCGCGGTCGCGGCGCTCGGACGCTCCGTGCCCGTCCAGCGCGCTCCTTCCGAGGGCTCCGACGGTCAGCGTGACGAGAAGGCCATGGACGCGAAAAGCAGGTTGCTGAGAGCCAACCGCCGGGCACAAGCACGCGCGGCGGCCGGTCAGGAGCCTCTTGCTCCTGGCGAGTACCAGACTCCCTTCGGTCCTTACACGGTGGCCGAAGGGCGGGGCGGAGTCCCCTGGATCCGTTCCAACAAGCAGCAGCACC comes from Streptomyces sp. SCL15-4 and encodes:
- a CDS encoding CsbD family protein, which codes for MTASEKARAKAEQALGKVAQAAGRATGNTKLIAKGHAAEAMGKTRESKESLKDTGRG
- a CDS encoding lasso RiPP family leader peptide-containing protein; its protein translation is MNGSAPDYPQIATVHAGRAEDAETAAYIPPTFIELGDFAELTMGTGTIAVEPLAFGFNG
- a CDS encoding DUF5670 family protein → MVPLLLVLLLALILFGAGFALKALWWIAVIVLVLWLLGFVVRSADGTGRKGRWYRW